A section of the Paenibacillus odorifer genome encodes:
- a CDS encoding MerR family DNA-binding transcriptional regulator, whose protein sequence is MEEIYTPTLIAKQLNVSTTTLRRYEDQDLIPDVSRTASNRRCYTSIHVQAFITIRALLQGYEIPVVYDVMRKIKGQQMESALWAINQEQHKTQVEKERLEEVLRMFRDVDLSKYKDLTVTDSMTIGEVAQMAGVNPSAIRHWEQEGLISSNRNKDNGYRVFTLTELRKIILISSLRKTVYYIENMKQLLNEIETHNYKKVEVSFQLALQKLNSQLTKQFFAIAELTNYVKLYKSNAK, encoded by the coding sequence ATGGAAGAGATATATACACCTACACTGATAGCTAAGCAATTAAATGTGAGTACCACTACTTTAAGGAGATACGAAGATCAAGACTTAATTCCAGATGTATCAAGGACCGCCAGCAACCGCAGATGTTACACTTCCATCCATGTACAAGCTTTTATTACCATTCGCGCATTATTGCAGGGATATGAAATTCCGGTTGTGTACGATGTGATGAGGAAGATTAAAGGCCAGCAGATGGAGTCTGCTCTTTGGGCAATCAATCAAGAGCAACATAAGACCCAAGTGGAAAAAGAAAGGTTAGAGGAAGTTTTACGCATGTTTCGGGATGTTGATTTATCAAAATACAAAGATTTAACTGTAACAGATTCAATGACGATTGGTGAAGTTGCACAAATGGCAGGAGTTAATCCATCAGCTATTCGGCATTGGGAACAAGAAGGGCTAATCTCTTCGAATAGGAACAAAGATAATGGCTACAGAGTCTTCACTTTAACGGAATTAAGAAAAATTATTCTTATCAGCAGTTTAAGGAAAACTGTTTATTATATCGAGAATATGAAACAGCTTTTGAATGAAATAGAAACACATAACTACAAAAAAGTGGAGGTATCCTTTCAGCTTGCCTTACAAAAATTGAATTCTCAATTAACGAAGCAATTTTTCGCGATAGCTGAACTTACAAACTATGTTAAATTGTATAAAAGTAATGCCAAGTAA